TTCGCTGTGAGCGTCCGGTGGTTCCGGGGACACGGGTGGTGCTAGAATTTCAGCACTCCAGCGTGTCTTTCCCCATCACGGTGGAGGAGGCGATTGTCCGGTTCTCGTCCCAAGGAGAACTCGGCCTGCGATTTACCCAATTGCATCGGCAGGACCAACGTCGTATCCGCAGCATTCTGGATCTCTGGTTGCCGGAGCCTGCCCTCCCCCGCTGAGAGATCAGCCGACATCTTTAATACGTGCGCGACTCACTCGTATCTGAGGACGGACAGCGGTCGTTGCCCCAGCAGGCGATAGGTGCTGAGGAACCCCACGAGAAGCGTAAGGGCCATTGTGAGCCCCAGCCCGATGAGCAACACGTGTGGATGCAGCGTCCAGCCGAGTTCGAAGACCCATCGAAGGAGCGCCCAGGACAAGGCGCTGGCTAATCCGACGCCGATCGCGCCGCCCACCATTCCCAGCACCAGATATTCCATAGCGAACGATCCGACGAGCAACCCCCGTGTGGCGCCCAAGGCTTTCAACACTGCCGATTCATAGAGGCGGCGATACCGGGTTGCCGCGAGGGCCGCTCCCATGACGAGCCCTCCGGTGAGTAGGCAGAAGAGCGCGACGGCTCGAATGGCCAGAGACAGGCGATCGAGGACACGGGCGAAACTATCGAGGACATCGCCGATATTAATCGCCGTCACGTTAGGAAATCCGGCGACGATTGCCTGTTGCAACGATACTTCGTCGGAAGGCGGCACCCGGACCGTCGCGACATAGGTGAGAGGCGCCCCATCCAGCGCGCCGGGCGACAGGACCATGTAGAAGTTGGTGGAGAAGTTGCCCCACTCTACTTTGCGAATGCTGCTGACCTCTGCGACCAGTGATGTGCCCTGAATATCCAGCTCGACCGTCTGTCCGACATCCAGCCCCATGGCCTTTGCTGCTTCCTCCTCAACCGAGACCCGGGGTATGGGAAAGGTCTGTCCAGGTGTCCACCACCGCCCTTTTACGATGACGTTGTCCTTCGGGAGCTGATCCAAGAAGGTCAGTACATATTCTCTGGTCAGGTACCAGGTCTTCCGGCGCTGCTCCTTGTCGGCCGCTTGGACGGTCCGTTCCTCTTCCTCGGATACGGCTTCGGTCTTGATCGGTTGGCCGTTCACGGCCACGAGCCGTGAGCGAACCAGGGGAGTCAGACTTGGTAGGTGGGGTTCTACCCGGTCACGGAGCAGACGGGAGATGCCGTCCACCTGGTCCGGTTGAATATCAATGAAGAAAAACGTTGGGGCATCCGCTGGCCGGCTCTCTCCGATCTGTCGGAGCAAGGCTCGTTCAACCAGTGCGACGGTGACGATCACCATCACCCCAATGCCGATGGCGATGGTCATGCTGACGGCCTGACTCCCCGGCCGAACAATGTTGCCGATCGCATGGCGAACGGCCAGACGCTTAGGACGGGCCACCACCGCCAGTGTCCTGATCACCAGCCAGGCGGCGCTTCCTAACAGTGCGAATGCGAGCGAGAAGGCTGCCATGAAGAGCAGCCCAATTTTCCACGTTCCGGCTTGCCACATGGACAGCAGGGCGAGTCCTGCGGCGATCACCCCGGCGGTGAGCAGTTTCGTTCGATCAAGTCGCGCGATGTGTTGGCGCCATGTCCGATCGGTCGAGACCGAGGATGGTTCCGCCGCAAGCGCGTCACGCCGCAACAGCGCGACCGGTTTGACGGCTCGAATGGCCAGCAACGGCCACAAAGTAAAGAGCAACGTGGTGAGCAGGCCGAGGGCCAGGCCTTTGCCAAGCGGGAGGAGTGAAGGCAGCGAGAGTCCCGATGTAAAACCGATTTGCCCCAGCATGTCTGAGGCGAACCACGAAGACAGCATCCACGGTACGGCCTGTTCTAAACTGATCCCGAGCGCCAGCCCTGCGATGCTTCCGGTCAGTCCCAAGAGGAGGGCCTGGGTCGCATAGGTTCGAATGATGGTCGGAGAATCGGCCCCGACGGTTTTCAGGATGGCGATGGTTGCCAGCTTTTCTCGAAGGAACGCGCGCACGGAGGTGGCGACGCCGATGCCGCCGACAAACAAGGCGGTCAGTCCGATGAGCCCGAGATACCGTGTCAATTGTTCCAGAAATTGTTTCAGTTGCGGTTGTGCATCCCGATACGTCGATACGCGTGCGGAATCCGCCGCCAGGCGGCTCCGCAATTCGTAGAGGAGCGGATCAATCTTAGTGGCGGCCGGGGTTTTTAACAGATAGCGTTCGCGTACACGACTGCCGAGCTTCACCAGCTCCGTGGCGCGGAGTCCGCCCTGGGCAATCAACACGCGAGGGCCCAAGCTGAAGGCATTCGCCATGCGGTCCGGCTCGGTGCGCACAATCCCGGTTATACGGAAGGTGGCCTGGCCGAGGGTGAGTGATTGGCCCAGCGTCAATCCCATTCGAATGAGTAGTGACTCCTGAACAACTGCGCCCCAGCAGGGCTCTCCCGGGCAGCCGGCCGACTGGAGTTGCAGCAGTTCCCACAGCGGGCGATCCGGTTCCAGGCGAAGGGCCCCATAAAATGGATAGAGCGACTCCACAGCCTTGAGTTCGACGATTTGTGACGATTGGCCGGGGGACGGTGTTCCGGGAACGTGAGCGGCCATGCCGATCAACTCGCTCACGTGAGTCATCGCAATGTCTCGACCTGTCAGCGAAGTGAGAAATGTGAGGCCTGCTGGACTCACCTGCCGTGAGAGGCGAACCTCAAGATCCCCGCCAAGTAAGCCGCGGGCTTCCTTCGTGACAGTCTGCTCAAGGTGGGCGGAAAACAGTGAGACTCCCACAAGGGCGCCCACTCCCACCGCAATACTGGTGAGAAAATAGAAAAAGTGCCGCCAGGCCGCGCGAGTTTCACGCCACGCCATTTTTAGGATGAATGTGTTCACGGAAGGGGGGCCGTCAATTGATCGGACTCGATGCGGCCATCGCGCAACGCGACGACTCGTTGCATTCGACCGGCCAGGTCTTGGTCATGCGTGACGAGGACCAGGGTGGTGCCAAAATCTCGATGCATGGCCAGGAGGAGGTTGATCACCTGTACTCCTGTCGTGCTATCCAAATTGCCGGTCGGTTCATCGGCAAATAAGAATGGTGGACGGCAGGCAAAGGCCCGGGCGACCGCGACGCGCTGCTGTTCTCCGCCGGATAGCTGCACGGGATAATGATCGAGGCGGTCGGCCAGTCCCACGGAGGCCAACAATTCTGCCGCACGCACATCGCCTCCCCGCTCGCCGCTCAGTTCGAGGGGAACGGTGACATTCTCTAGGGCGGTGAGTGTGGGGATAAGATGGAACGATTGGAAGATGTAGCCGATCTTCGCGCGTCTGAACCTGGCCAGGGCGCTTTCGGACATGGCCGTCAATTCTTGTTCATCCAACAGGATGGAGCCCGATGTCGGGCGATCGAGGCCGGCCATTAATCCCAGGAGCGTCGATTTCCCGCTCCCTGATGGTCCGACAATCGCGACCATCTGTTTGTCCGGAATCTCCAATGAGACATTGTCCAGAATAGGAACTGCTCGCCCTCCGGCTGCCAGACTCATTGAAAGTTGGGTGATGCGAATCATGAGACAGTGCTTTCCTTCCTCATCTCGGAGCAGACCCCAAAATGATATTATACTGTACAGATATGGAACGTCGGTCGAAATTACAAACGCTTGGAATAGGCGCGTATGTCGGATGGCTCATTCTGACTGGACTTTCAGGCGTGCCCTCTTTCGCTCGGGCTGCGGGCCCGCCATCGGTCGATGATCGACCCAGGATCGTGGCGTTTGGGGACAGTCTGACTGCCGGGCTCGGCGTTGCTGCTGATGAGACCTATCCGGCGGAGTTGCAGCGGCGATTGGATGCGCTCGGGCTGCGATATCGGGTCGTCAACGCCGGTGTGAGCGGAGAGACGACTGCGGGGGGGCTGCGCCGTGTGCCGTGGATCTTGCGGAGCAAGCCAGAAATCGTGATTCTCGAACTGGGAGCCAATGACGGTCTGAGAGGACTGCGAGTGGAAGAGACGAAAGCCAATCTTGAGCACATCATTCAGCAGCTGCAAGAATCCGGCACGCAAGTGATTCTGGCCGGCATGAAGCTCCCGCCCAATTACGGTAACGATTACCTTTCAGCATTCGAACGCCTCTATCTTGACCTGGCGACGCGCTATCGCTTGCCGCTCATCCCATTTTTCCTCGAAGGAGTGGCGGCCTCCAATACGTTAAACCAGGCCGATGGCATCCACCCGACAGCCCGGGGCTATCGCGCGATTGTGGAAATGATGCTTGGAAGGTTGCAGCCGGTTCTGAAGGGTAGGGAGAAGATGCACAACGGGGCGAAAAAATAGATTCCTGCCTTGCCGATTTCTCAGCAAGGCAGGAGTCTGCTATCAACCGGTACCAGGGAGAGGCTACGACTTCTTCAGGAATGTGTCGTACACGCCGTACGCCAGAATTCCCCCGATCATGACATAGTACAACCCGGTGATGCCACTGTAGTCCGGGGGACCGTCACCATGCGCCTCATTCGCCAGGACTTGAGGAGCAACTGTTAGTACGACCGCAAGAGCCACGCTCCCTGTTTCCAGAAATCTCTTCATCATAATCATTCCTCCCTCAAGGGTATATCGAAAATGAGGAGCGCATTTTACAAAAATAGAATGGAGTTGCGCAAGATCCCTGTACATAAACTCGGGAGGGGGATGATCTGCGACTTGTATGAGCAAATTTACCGTGGAGCAGTTTGTTTCGCGATGGAGTTGAGGGCTTCAGCGACTTGCTTGCACGAACCGGCCATTCGATCAAGCTGGTTCCCTTTGCTGGCAAAATCCTGAGCCAGCGACTTCAGCTGGCCATCGTAGCGGCTGACTTCCCCTGAAAGTTCAGCAACTTTGCTTAAGACGACTTTGTAGGTTGCGACCTCTTGCTGGAGCGCTTGTGTTGTTGCCTGAGCAGC
This portion of the Nitrospira sp. genome encodes:
- a CDS encoding FtsX-like permease family protein, which encodes MNTFILKMAWRETRAAWRHFFYFLTSIAVGVGALVGVSLFSAHLEQTVTKEARGLLGGDLEVRLSRQVSPAGLTFLTSLTGRDIAMTHVSELIGMAAHVPGTPSPGQSSQIVELKAVESLYPFYGALRLEPDRPLWELLQLQSAGCPGEPCWGAVVQESLLIRMGLTLGQSLTLGQATFRITGIVRTEPDRMANAFSLGPRVLIAQGGLRATELVKLGSRVRERYLLKTPAATKIDPLLYELRSRLAADSARVSTYRDAQPQLKQFLEQLTRYLGLIGLTALFVGGIGVATSVRAFLREKLATIAILKTVGADSPTIIRTYATQALLLGLTGSIAGLALGISLEQAVPWMLSSWFASDMLGQIGFTSGLSLPSLLPLGKGLALGLLTTLLFTLWPLLAIRAVKPVALLRRDALAAEPSSVSTDRTWRQHIARLDRTKLLTAGVIAAGLALLSMWQAGTWKIGLLFMAAFSLAFALLGSAAWLVIRTLAVVARPKRLAVRHAIGNIVRPGSQAVSMTIAIGIGVMVIVTVALVERALLRQIGESRPADAPTFFFIDIQPDQVDGISRLLRDRVEPHLPSLTPLVRSRLVAVNGQPIKTEAVSEEEERTVQAADKEQRRKTWYLTREYVLTFLDQLPKDNVIVKGRWWTPGQTFPIPRVSVEEEAAKAMGLDVGQTVELDIQGTSLVAEVSSIRKVEWGNFSTNFYMVLSPGALDGAPLTYVATVRVPPSDEVSLQQAIVAGFPNVTAINIGDVLDSFARVLDRLSLAIRAVALFCLLTGGLVMGAALAATRYRRLYESAVLKALGATRGLLVGSFAMEYLVLGMVGGAIGVGLASALSWALLRWVFELGWTLHPHVLLIGLGLTMALTLLVGFLSTYRLLGQRPLSVLRYE
- a CDS encoding ABC transporter ATP-binding protein translates to MIRITQLSMSLAAGGRAVPILDNVSLEIPDKQMVAIVGPSGSGKSTLLGLMAGLDRPTSGSILLDEQELTAMSESALARFRRAKIGYIFQSFHLIPTLTALENVTVPLELSGERGGDVRAAELLASVGLADRLDHYPVQLSGGEQQRVAVARAFACRPPFLFADEPTGNLDSTTGVQVINLLLAMHRDFGTTLVLVTHDQDLAGRMQRVVALRDGRIESDQLTAPLP
- a CDS encoding arylesterase, which translates into the protein MERRSKLQTLGIGAYVGWLILTGLSGVPSFARAAGPPSVDDRPRIVAFGDSLTAGLGVAADETYPAELQRRLDALGLRYRVVNAGVSGETTAGGLRRVPWILRSKPEIVILELGANDGLRGLRVEETKANLEHIIQQLQESGTQVILAGMKLPPNYGNDYLSAFERLYLDLATRYRLPLIPFFLEGVAASNTLNQADGIHPTARGYRAIVEMMLGRLQPVLKGREKMHNGAKK